The genomic interval TGGCCGTTGCGGTCGAGCAGGGCGAAGCTGCGGTGCAGGGGGCGCGGCGCGAAGAGCGAGATCAGATGGCGCATGGCGAAATACCTTTTGGAGTGCGTGCTGCGAAGGTTGCCGCCAGGCCATGACGTCATCGTGTAGGGCCGGTGAACAATGTGTGACAGGAACCGCCCAGGGCCGGGCCTGTCTGAGATTCCGTGCTGGTGGGCCGCAGTGGCCCGCCGCTATACTGCCGGCCTGTCTGTGCCTGATTCTGGAGAGAAGAGCATGTTGCAACGCCTGTTGTTCGGTTTGATCACAGTGACCGGTTTGACCCTGGCCGGCTGCGCCCACAGCCCGCAACAGCTGAGCCCGGAACCGAAGCTGACCACCCAGCTGGCGCCGGTCGGCCATGGCCAACCGGTGGTGGTGCGCGTGGTGGACGGCCGTCCGTCGCCGACCCTGGGCACCCGTGGCGGCCTCTACCCTGAGACCAGCGCCATCACCGTGCAGCGCGAACAGATCCTGCCCAAGCTGCAGGCTCAGGCCGAGGCGGCCGTGCGTCTGCTGGGCTTCACCCCGTCCAACGGCGCCATGAACGCGCCGCAGTTGACCGTGACCCTGACCGAGCTCAAGTACCAGTCGCCGAAGGAAGGCATGTACGTGACCGAGGCCACCATCGGCGCGACCTTCCGCTCCGACGTGCAGAGCGGCGGCCGCCGCTACAGCGGCCGTTACGGCGCGTCGCTGGATCAGCGCTTCGGCATGGCGCCGAACCAGGAAACCAACACCAAACTGGTCAGCGACGTGCTGAGCGACGCCTTGACCCGTCTGTTCAAGGATCCGAGCATCGGCCAGATCCTCGCCGAGTAAGCGGTTCGCCTGAGGCAGAAAAGCCCGGCGCCAGCGATGGCCCCGGGCTTTTTCATGTCCGCCGCCGGGCGCTGTCCCTTGTAGGAGCGAGCTTGCTCGCGATGAGGGTGTCTCAGGCGGCATCCGTATCGGATGTCAGGCCGCCTGGGAGTAGAAGTCCAGCACGCTGACGCCCGTCAGCAGGTCGGTTTCCGGCAGATCGGCGTGCTGATGGCCGCCGAGGGCGCAATACACCAGCCAGTGACGGTCCTGCACGTTGAACGCCAGGCTGCCGACGAGGGCCTGCTGTTCGTCGGTCGGGGTGATGAGGTAGAGGCGGTCCTGGTTTTCGGCGTGAAGCATGCTGCGTTCCGTGTCGGTTTCGAGGCGCGCATGGTGGCCGATGCAAATGACGAAGCCGTGACACAGGGCAACCATCGGTCGATTGCGCCGTTGTTTGTCGCAAAGGGTGGGGACACAGGGGAGGGTTGCGCTAGAATCCGCGCCGCGGTCGTCGGTCTGGCGTTCGCCATACCGGTTCCGTTCGAGGCTCGAAGATGTCGCTGCATTTGATGACGCTGTTCACCGCCCATCCCGCCAAGTTGATCAACCTGCTGGCCCTGGCGTTCGCCTTTCCGGGCAGTTGGCTGCTGCACGCGACCCGCCGCCGCGAGCAGCGCGCGCTGGCGAACATCGCCGCCCAGCGCCGGATCCAGCCGGACCGGGAGCCGGTGCTCGACTGGGCGACCCTGCGCATGAACCGGTTTTTCTACCGCTTCGGCTTCGCCTGCCTGGGCCTGGCGCTGCTGGTGTCCTGGATCAGCACCCGCGTCTGAAGGCCGTGCAGGCCCCGTGGGGTGAACCCGCCCCATAACGAAGAACGGCGCCCGAGGGCGCCGTTCTTGTCTCTGCCTACTTGTCTCTGCCTACAGCGGCAACCCCGCCTTGACCCGGTACTGGTTGCGCACCGGCGTCGCGTATTGCAGCACCAGGTACGGACGGTGCTCCTCGGGGCAGGCGTCCAGCCGGCGCTGCCATTCTTCCCGCGCCTTGGCCAGCTCATCGACGCCGAACACGTCGGCGGCCTTGGGCACCTGCAGCTGCGGATCGGCGTCCGCCCACTGCGCGTACGCCAGGTAATGCACCGGGAACAGGCGGTAGCCGCCGAGGATCTGCCGGTCCATCTCCACCGCCAGTTGCTTGGTGTCTTCGTAGAACGCCGTGATCGGCGCGGCGAAGTTCACGTGCACCCGGCCCTTGTAGCCGGTGATGCCCTTGGCGATGCTCACGTCGTCCTCGCCCGGCGCCTTGCTGTAGGTGCCGGTGGTGGCGCGGATGTACAGCTCGCGGGCCTTGGCCTGGTCGCACGGGTCGTACTCGTAGCTGATCGACACCGGGGTCAGGTTCAGCGACTGGATGACCTCGCCGAACGGCTCGTCCTTGCGGCTCATGTGGAACATCTTGAGGATCGCCGACTCGGTGCGGTCGTCGCCGTCCTTGGCCCGGCCCTCGGCCTGGGCGATCCAGATCGAGGCGCAATCG from Pseudomonas ekonensis carries:
- a CDS encoding 1-acyl-sn-glycerol-3-phosphate acyltransferase: MMGEFDAIRPYDDSEVPAVLARLLGDKAFLDILTHFRFPRFAGALGWMLKPLIAHRLRREFAGVTSVATLQDKVEFYVDHTIERATDGVTYTGVEQFKSGSAYLFIANHRDIVMDPAFVNYAVYHAGLPTPRIAIGDNLLQKPFVSDLMRLNKSFIVHRSITGRREKMAAYQLLSAYINHSIRNDCASIWIAQAEGRAKDGDDRTESAILKMFHMSRKDEPFGEVIQSLNLTPVSISYEYDPCDQAKARELYIRATTGTYSKAPGEDDVSIAKGITGYKGRVHVNFAAPITAFYEDTKQLAVEMDRQILGGYRLFPVHYLAYAQWADADPQLQVPKAADVFGVDELAKAREEWQRRLDACPEEHRPYLVLQYATPVRNQYRVKAGLPL
- a CDS encoding YajG family lipoprotein, with amino-acid sequence MLQRLLFGLITVTGLTLAGCAHSPQQLSPEPKLTTQLAPVGHGQPVVVRVVDGRPSPTLGTRGGLYPETSAITVQREQILPKLQAQAEAAVRLLGFTPSNGAMNAPQLTVTLTELKYQSPKEGMYVTEATIGATFRSDVQSGGRRYSGRYGASLDQRFGMAPNQETNTKLVSDVLSDALTRLFKDPSIGQILAE